The Sporosarcina sp. Te-1 DNA window CGAGGCGTTCCATCTGCTCGGATTCCGCCTCTTCGGCGGTGTTCCCTGGAAGCGGATGATCGTCGGCCTGAACTTGAAACTGGGCATCGCCTATGCGACGACTGACAAACCGATGACGAATGCCGCTATTCGAAAAGCGTTGCTGCTTCCTTTCTGGACGACCGGCATTGTCCCCGGCTTAATCGGATTATATATGGAGAGCGGCATTCTTATCGGCCTGGCCGCTTTTTTAATTGGCGGTGCCGCAGGAGATTTCGCCATGTATAAGGAGCTCCGCAAGTCTCCGGATAATTGGCTTGTTAAAGATGATCCCGAGCGTCCGAAGCTCTATTTGTATCAGCCAGGACGAATCGGCGATACGATGATGAGTTCAACAGAATCCAAGGAAACCTAAAAAACGGGGCTGTCCAGAAAGTCGAAAATAATTGACTTTCTGTCTAGCCCCTTTTTTCGTATTAAATTTACAGAATGGCCAACGGATTTCCGTTCCGAGCGGACGCTTTCCGCGGGCACGGCTTCAGCCGCTTCCCTCGCTACGCTCAGTCCAGGGTCTTCAGCTCGCGCTGTTCCCGCTGGAGTCGCCGCTCTGCACTCCAATCCAGATACTTGCCTCTACCAAAAAAGCACACAAAAAATCGTCCAATCTGGTAAAATGAAGTCACCACAACCCATTTTAGAAAGGACGATTTTTTATGTGCAATCCGAAGATTACTACTCCACATTATACCACAGAATTTCCATTAGCCATAGAGGAAATGAAGGCAAGCCCCGTTTCCAAGCGACGTTTCTCTCCGACATTCAAACCTTACAATAATCGGCAGGGATTTGCCATCTTCGATGTGCAGGAGCTGATTCCGGAAAACCATATAGCCCGAGTAGTCGATGAAATGGTTGAGGCCATCCCAGATGAACGGCTTTATACATATTATACAGGTGGGGGGCGAAGCTCCTATCATCCCAAGATGATGCTGAAAGTCATTCTCTATGCCTACTCTCAGAAAATCTATTCATGCCGTGGCATCGAGAAAATGATCACGGAGAACCTGCCGGCCATGTGGCTTGCGGCAATGGAGAGGCCGGATTTTCGTACCCTCAACGATTTCAGAGGCATCCGCATGAAGGCGATGATGGATGAATTATTCGAAACAATGATTTTGAAACTGATCGAAGAAGGTTATATCACCATGGAGAACTACTTTTTGGATGGAACCAAGATCGAAGCCGATGCCAATAAGTATTCTTTCGTATGGAAAAAATCGACGCTTCGCTTTGAAGAGAAATTGAAGGAGAAGATCCGGGCAACCCTAGCGGATATACAAGAAATTGCTCAGGCCGAGGGCCTGGGACTTGGATCACTTCCAGAGGATGAGACGGAACCCGAACAGTTGGCCGACTTGGCCGCACAACTGGAAAAACAAGCAGAGTTGTTGACCAAGGAAATGGAAGGGACAAAAGAGATGCCTACCCGAAAGGTCCTCCGCACAAAACGCAGCGTATTACGGAAATCGGTAAAACAAATCCGACAGGACTTTCTGCCGCGAATGGAAAAATACGCACAGCACCATGCCACATTTGGCGACCGCAACAGTTTTTCGAAAACAGACCCGGACGCCACCTTCATGCGCATGAAAGAGGACCATATGAAAAATGGCCAACTGAAACCCGGCTATAACATACAGATGGCAACCGAGAATCAGTTCATTCTCTACTACACCATGCATTAGCGACCGACAGATACACGCTGTTTCATTCCTCATCTGGAGAAGTTGGCGAAATCTAATTTGCCGTTGCCCAATAGGGTGATTGCGGACGCAGGCTACGGAAGTGAAGAGAATTATCTCTATGCGCTTGGGGAGGAAAAAGAGCCGTGCTTCGAATTCTTGATTCCCTACGGGACCTATATTAAAGAACAGACGCGCAAATACAAAAATGACATTCGGAACGCCAAGAACTGGAAGTACGAGGAACAGTATGACCGCTTCATCTGTCCAAACGGGCGGCACGTCAATTTCAAGAACTACCAGAACAAGAAGAATGCCTCTGGGCATGTGCAAAGCTACAAGATCTATGAATGTGAAGACTGTTCGGATTGTCCGCTGAAGGCATTGTGCACGAAGGCGAAGGGGAACCGGCAGGTTCACTGGAACACTATATTTGAAGAAATGAAGGCAAAGGCAAAAGAGGCCCTTGAATGTGAAGAGAACACAGGCATCTACGCTCGAAGAAAGATCGAGGTAGAAAGTGTGTTCGGTCACATCAAGGGCAATCGGTCGTTCCGCAGGTTTTCACTGCGGGGACTTAATAAAGTGCACACAGAGTTCGGGATTGTGGCCTTGGCCCACAACCTGCTGAAAGTGGCGGGCATCCGCCAGCTGCTTTCACTGGTTGACGAAAAAATTGGTGGAGGAAGACAAGGCGTCTTCCTCCACCAATTTTATTTTCGGGACTTATTGGACAGCCCCGTTCTTCTCTACTTATCGGGTGATGCGTGTGATTAGAATACGCACACAATATTTTATTTACATTAAAGCATTAAAGCATCGTTGGTCAGCCCATCAAACATTGAAGCGGAAAAGCATGACATCGCCATCTTGTACGACATATTCTTTCCCTTCAAGTCGGACTTTCCCAGCCTCTTTAGCGGCTGCCATTGACCCGGCTTCAACCAGTGCATCATATGAAACCGTCTCAGCACGGATGAAGCCGCGTTCGAAATCTGTATGGATAATACCGGCACATTGCGGAGCCTTCATCCCTTTTCGGAACGTCCAAGCACGGACTTCTTGCACTCCTGCTGTAAAGTAAGTGGCGAGGCCAAGCAAGCTATATGCCGCTTTGATCAATTGATCCAGACCGGATTCCTTGATGCCTAGTTCTTCGAGGAACATCGCTTTCTCCTCATCATCGAGCTCTGCCATCTCTTCTTCGATCTTTGCACAAACGACAATCACTTCCGCATTATCTTCTTTGGCAAAATCACGTACCGCTTTCACATATTCATTGGTGTCCGCATCCGCAATTTCATCTTCCGAGACGTTCGCGACGTATAGCATCGGTTTGATGGTTAGGAGATGCATCCCTTTAACGATTTGGAATTCTTCCGGCGTCAACTCAACCGAACGGGCCGGCTTTTCATTTTCGAACGCTTCTTTTAGTTTCAAAAGGACCGGCTCTTCTGCTATCGCTTCTTTGTCCTTCTGCTTTGCCATTTTGGAAACACGTGTCAACCGCTTCTCCACACTTTCCATGTCGGCAAGAATCAACTCAAGATTAATAATCTCGATGTCCGCAATCGGATCGACTTTCCCAGAGACATGGGTAATGTTTTCATCCGCAAAACAACGGACGACCTGGCAGATGGCATCCACTTCCCGGATATGAGAAAGGAATTTATTTCCCAGTCCTTCCCCTTTGCTCGCTCCTTCTACTATTCCTGCAATATCGGTAAATTCGAATGCCGTTGGAACAGTTTTTTTCGGCGAGACAAGCTCTGTTAATTTTTGTAATCTTTCATCGGGCACTTCTACGATACCAACGTTTGGGTCAATTGTACAAAATGGATAGTTGGCAGCTTCTGCTCCTGCCTTTGTTATCGCGTTAAAAAGTGTCGACTTCCCGACGTTCGGCAATCCGACGATTCCGGCTGTTAATGCCATGGTTTTCCACTACCTTTCATATATCTGCACTTCAAGTAATTCTTGTCCAATTCAACCTCTCTATTATAGGAACAGAATCAGGTTCTTGTCTATTATCGATTCAAATTTCTGCCTTTCCAATCACTTTCTTCATCTTTTTGGCGAACTCATTGCGTGGAAGCATAACACTATGTCCGCAGCCTTCGCACTTGATACGGATATCCGCTCCCATCCGAATGATTCTCCAGGCATTCTTCCCGCATGGATGAGGTTTTTTCATCTCTACTATATCATTCATCTCGAACTCTTTGTCCTGCATGCTTATCGCCATCCCCTTTCCTTTTATGCTTCATTCAATTTGGTCACCAATGTCGGATATGGAATCTCAACACCCTGGTGCTCCAAGTATTGTTTCAACCCGATACTGATCTTTCGGGTCACTTCATACTGACGCATCGGTTTTGTTTCAGCCAATATCCGTTCAATGACAGCCGTATCCGTAAAGTCATGAGCGCCAACCAAACGTGGTGCTGCAATTAAGTCTTCATCGTTTTTAGCCATTTCAGTCAAGTAAGCCGTAATCAGCTTCTCCACTTTTTCTATCCCTAGCTCAAAAGGAATGGTCACATCGACGATAGCCAAAGAGTTTTTCACGGAGTAGTTAACCACTTGCGCAATGCTCCCATTCGGTAAAATGGTGAGCTCGCCTGTGAAGCTTTTGATTTTTGTTGTCCTTAGCCCGATCTCTTCTACTTCCCCTTCTGCAGTGCCGATCTTCACGTGATCCCCTACAGAAAATTGATCTTCAAAAATAATAAAGAACCCGGAGATCACATCTTTCACTAGGCTTTGAGCTCCAAATCCGACAGCCAACCCAAGAACCCCTGCTCCAGCCAGTATTCCTTTTAAATCAATTGTAAATTCAGAAAGTACAGCGATGATAGCGGAGAAATAGACCACATACGAAAGTACATTCTCTAGCAGTCTTAATAATGTTTGTTCCCGCCGTGCGTCTTTTCTTAAAGGACCTTTCAGTTTGATGCCGAACACCCGGCGGATCACTACTTTGCCGACCCGAACTACAACAGCGGCCAGTACGATAATGAATAAGATCTTCAAGGCATGAACACCTACGCTAATCCAAAGTTCTTCATCGAAAATAAAGTCTTCTATTCTTTCTAACATAGTTAATTTTGGTTCTTTTGTGGCAGCCATTCAATCTCTCCTTTCATCGTATAAAATGAGTTCATTTAGCGTATACTGCCTACACCATTAGTAATTATAGTAAAAGGTCGGAGATTTGACGTCTCCCTCTAATTTGACCGGAAGGAGTTTTCCAATGTCCATCGCCTTATCATCAGCATTTGATTACCGAATCCACTACAAAGAGACAGGCATCGTTTGGAAGCTGAGCACGTTCTTTTTGGAACATATTCCGTTTGACAAAGAATCACTTGTTTTCTATTGTATTGGAACGGATCGTTCGACAGGAGATGCGCTTGGACCTTTGACTGGCTCTCATTTATCCGAATCACTGATCTTCCCCTTCCCTGTTGTCGGGACATTGGAAAATCCATTGCATGCCTTGAATTTGCAGGAGAATCTGGATAAGACGGAAAGCGCTCATCCATCTCCTTTCATTGTTGCGATTGACGCCTGCCTTGGGAAAAGTGAGTCGATTGGCCATTTGTTATTTCAGAACGGTCCACTGTATCCTGGCAAAGCAGTTGGAAAAGAACTGCCTCCTGTCGGCGATCTATCTATTAAGGGTGTCGTCAATATTTCAGGTTTTATGGAGCATGCGGTCCTTCAGAGCACCCGTCTTCATCTATCCTTTGAAATGAGCCGCATTATCGCCCGGGCACTTCAGCTTGCATACGGCCGATACTCAATGTAGAAAATGAACGATGGATACGATAACACCGACAACTACAATCCCGGGTATGAAATTCGCTACTCTCATCTTTGTAACTCCAATTAAGTTCAAACCGATGCCAACAATCATCAATCCCCCAGTTGCGGTCATTTCGGATATGAAAAAGGAAAGCAATTCATCGGATACGAAACGACTGATTTGCGTGGCACATAAGGTGATGATCCCTTGATATAGTAAAACCGGGATCGCTGCAAATGCCACGCCGATGCCGAGGGTAGAACTTAAAATGATGGAGGTGAATCCATCAATGATTCCCTTCATAATAAGCACATCATGATCATTTCGTAATCCGCTATCGATCGCACCGATAATGGCCATAGACCCCACGACAAAAATGAGGGTTGCTGTTACAAATCCTTGGGCAATCCCAGGTCCTTCATTTTTTGCAGGCAACTTCTTTTCAATCCATTGACCTAATCGATTAATTTTCCCTTCCAAGTCCATCCACTCGCCAATGACCGCTCCGATGACAATACTTATGATGACAATTAGGATTTGCGTACTTTCAAATGTCATTTGGATTCCAATTGCCGTGACTGCCAACCCGATGCCATACATGACCGTCTCTTTCATCCGTTCAGGGATGTTGTTTAAAAACCTGCCGATGAATGCGCCAAGAACAATTAATAATGCATTCGTAATTGAGCCAAATAATATCATGGTGTCCTCTCTTTCATCGCAGGATTTACGAGTTTACATATTGCCTCTCTAAAAATAATACCTATTTTGCATTCAAGCAAAATAGGTATTGATTTATTCACTCAGCAATTCAAGGATTCGTTCCAAGTCTTCTTCTGTAAAAAACTCGATTTCGATTTTTCCTTTGTTTTTCGTTTTCTTAATGGAAACATTAGTGCCGAAGTATTCACGCAAGTTTGTTTCTTGTTCCGCAATAAAAATATCTTTCTTTTTTTCTTTCTTTGTTTCACGTGGAACATCTTCATTCAGTTTTTGAACTAGTCTTTCAAGTTGCCGGACATTTAGTCCTTCTTTTAAGGTTCGTTCGGCAACTGCAAGAATCTGTTCTTTTTTTCGAAGTCCCAGTAAGGTACGTCCGTGACCCATGGATAATTTACCCTGTGAAATATAAGAACGGATCTTATCCGGCAATGATAAAAGTCGGATATGGTTTGCAATATGCGGCCTGCTTTTT harbors:
- a CDS encoding mechanosensitive ion channel family protein, which codes for MAATKEPKLTMLERIEDFIFDEELWISVGVHALKILFIIVLAAVVVRVGKVVIRRVFGIKLKGPLRKDARREQTLLRLLENVLSYVVYFSAIIAVLSEFTIDLKGILAGAGVLGLAVGFGAQSLVKDVISGFFIIFEDQFSVGDHVKIGTAEGEVEEIGLRTTKIKSFTGELTILPNGSIAQVVNYSVKNSLAIVDVTIPFELGIEKVEKLITAYLTEMAKNDEDLIAAPRLVGAHDFTDTAVIERILAETKPMRQYEVTRKISIGLKQYLEHQGVEIPYPTLVTKLNEA
- a CDS encoding DUF554 domain-containing protein yields the protein MILFGSITNALLIVLGAFIGRFLNNIPERMKETVMYGIGLAVTAIGIQMTFESTQILIVIISIVIGAVIGEWMDLEGKINRLGQWIEKKLPAKNEGPGIAQGFVTATLIFVVGSMAIIGAIDSGLRNDHDVLIMKGIIDGFTSIILSSTLGIGVAFAAIPVLLYQGIITLCATQISRFVSDELLSFFISEMTATGGLMIVGIGLNLIGVTKMRVANFIPGIVVVGVIVSIVHFLH
- a CDS encoding DUF3267 domain-containing protein is translated as MNELPEPDHIIEIDLPKVAKSGMVWTVISFILLLAILVVLKGGFAFTFSFWDLLLFIGGYIALIVLHEAFHLLGFRLFGGVPWKRMIVGLNLKLGIAYATTDKPMTNAAIRKALLLPFWTTGIVPGLIGLYMESGILIGLAAFLIGGAAGDFAMYKELRKSPDNWLVKDDPERPKLYLYQPGRIGDTMMSSTESKET
- a CDS encoding transposase, translated to MCNPKITTPHYTTEFPLAIEEMKASPVSKRRFSPTFKPYNNRQGFAIFDVQELIPENHIARVVDEMVEAIPDERLYTYYTGGGRSSYHPKMMLKVILYAYSQKIYSCRGIEKMITENLPAMWLAAMERPDFRTLNDFRGIRMKAMMDELFETMILKLIEEGYITMENYFLDGTKIEADANKYSFVWKKSTLRFEEKLKEKIRATLADIQEIAQAEGLGLGSLPEDETEPEQLADLAAQLEKQAELLTKEMEGTKEMPTRKVLRTKRSVLRKSVKQIRQDFLPRMEKYAQHHATFGDRNSFSKTDPDATFMRMKEDHMKNGQLKPGYNIQMATENQFILYYTMH
- a CDS encoding DUF951 domain-containing protein, with product MQDKEFEMNDIVEMKKPHPCGKNAWRIIRMGADIRIKCEGCGHSVMLPRNEFAKKMKKVIGKAEI
- the yyaC gene encoding spore protease YyaC, translating into MSIALSSAFDYRIHYKETGIVWKLSTFFLEHIPFDKESLVFYCIGTDRSTGDALGPLTGSHLSESLIFPFPVVGTLENPLHALNLQENLDKTESAHPSPFIVAIDACLGKSESIGHLLFQNGPLYPGKAVGKELPPVGDLSIKGVVNISGFMEHAVLQSTRLHLSFEMSRIIARALQLAYGRYSM
- the ychF gene encoding redox-regulated ATPase YchF; amino-acid sequence: MALTAGIVGLPNVGKSTLFNAITKAGAEAANYPFCTIDPNVGIVEVPDERLQKLTELVSPKKTVPTAFEFTDIAGIVEGASKGEGLGNKFLSHIREVDAICQVVRCFADENITHVSGKVDPIADIEIINLELILADMESVEKRLTRVSKMAKQKDKEAIAEEPVLLKLKEAFENEKPARSVELTPEEFQIVKGMHLLTIKPMLYVANVSEDEIADADTNEYVKAVRDFAKEDNAEVIVVCAKIEEEMAELDDEEKAMFLEELGIKESGLDQLIKAAYSLLGLATYFTAGVQEVRAWTFRKGMKAPQCAGIIHTDFERGFIRAETVSYDALVEAGSMAAAKEAGKVRLEGKEYVVQDGDVMLFRFNV